The genomic segment tattgattCTGATCTTGCTTCTGAAGCTAGATCTGGTGAACAACGTAAGCTTGGGCGGAACCAGAATGGTAGGCATCAAAATCTTACACAAAGGTACATGCCGAGAACCTTCAGAGATCTAGTGGGACAGAATTTAGCAGCGCAAGCTCTTTCTAATGCTGCTGTTAGGAGGAAGGTTGGGTTTCTATATGTGTTTTATGGGCCTCATGGTACTGGGAAAACCTCATGTGCTCGGATATTTTCCAGAGCTTTGAATTGTCAATCTCTGGAACATCCAAAACCTTGTGGCTATTGCAATTCTTGCATTTCACATGATATGGGTAAGAGCCGAAATATAAGGGAAGTTGGCCCAGTCAGTAATTTTGACTTCAAGAGCATCATAGATTTGCTTGACAATATGATTATTTCTCAGACGCCATCTCAATATAGAGTTTTTATTTTCGATGACTGTGATACTCTGGCCCCTGACTGCTGGAGTGCTATATCGAAGGTCATTGATCGAGCACCCAGACGTGTAGTTTTTGTCCTTGTCTGCTCAAGTCTTGATGTTTTGCCTCATATAATTATATCCAGATGCCAGAAATTCTTTTTCCCAAAGCTTAAAGATGCAGATATTATATATACTTTGCAGTGGATTTCATCCAAAGAAGATATAGATATTGATAAGGATGCTCTAAAACTTATTGCATCGCGATCAGATGGATCTTTGAGGGATGCTGAGATGACACTCGAACAATTAAGTTTGCTTGGGCAGAAGATATCTGTTCCACTGGTTCAGGAATTGGTAAGTGCTTCCACATTGTTGTGACTATGATTAAAACGTCAATAAGTTTCATCTCATTATACATAGGTTAAAAAAATGGCATATTCCACCCTGAATTCCAATATTGTCGGTGTTATTTTTGCCCCTTTAAATCATAATGTTCTGTAGCGTATACTAGCCTGCAAGGTATTGGTATTGGTGTTGATGTATATGttagaaatataattattgCAGTTCAATTTTCAGACAattaatgctttgaaatttACGTGATGATATAGGATCTGCTAACTTTCACTTTTTTGACAAAAATCACGTGGCTTCTATTTTCTGTGCTATTGATGTTGGATTGCATTAGCATGTAAAGGAAGTTATTGTTCCATGTttgcattcaaaattaaaagttcTACTTGCATGCATGTTATTCTGCTGCTAAAATACGAGCCTATCCTTATACTGATCTCATTTCATTTGATCTAAATTCTGAACaaaccattcttcttcttcttctcgtgtttttttttttaattctgtatGTAACATTTCCAgacattagattatttttaggCCTGTAAGGGTAACTAGTAACAAGAAATAGTGCTATATTGTGGTGGTCATGCCAAAAAGAAGATACTGTTAAAAGCGTGATGCTTAGATGAAGAGTAGATTGAAGAGGAATTTACCATTTGTGGCTTCTGGCTGAGTTCCTGTTTAGATGCAGTAGACCACATGCATAAACTTCTCGGAGTATCCATGTTTTTGGATATCAGATGGAGGACATTCAGTTGAACCACTGTTATAGATCCCAGATAtggcttaaaaaaaattactttttgatTGTGATTGTTTGCTTATGTTTATTCTGCTTTGCTAGCTTAACATGAATCTCACAGTATGACTGTTCTTGCCTCATCATCATCCATCATGGGCTATCATCTAACCAAGCACCAAATTTGCCTGTTTGGTTGCTAGTTTTAGTGCTCTGGTCTCTTAGATGTCTCTTCTCAGGCTGATTGAACTGCCCTTAACTGTCTCACTTTATTAAATATGATTTCCTTCTGCTGATTTGCTCTAAACTACACAAATCTTTTTACAGGTTGGACTAATCTCTGATGAAAAATTAGTGGATCTTCTTGATTTAGCAATATCTGCAGACACAGTAAATACTGTGAAGAATTTGAGAGTCATAATGGAAACTGGTGTAGAGCCATTAGCTTTAATGTCACAACTTGCTACAGTTATCACTGATATACTAGCTGGTAGCTATGATTTCACAAAAGAAAGGCCTAGAAGGAAGTTTTTTCGTCGAAATCCATGTGAGTTCAAAAGTTATTTGACACTTTGTGTATCATTCATGTTATTGAACAATCCATCTTTTAATTAATCTGTGATTATTGTCCCTTTTACCTGAAATTGCTGATTTGGGACTTTCCTTCCTGTCTTCTTATTTACCTAATTGATTGGTGAAGAATCATTATGTCAATGTTTTTGGTGTTTGAAATTATATCTTCATGAATTTCCTACCCCCCCTCATTCATCAAAAGGCTCTATACTGTGTTATATGATTCAGCTTATTGTTCATAAAAATTTGACCACAATTTAATTGCTTCTAGTGTCCAAAGATGATATGGAAAAGCTGCGTCAGGCCCTCAAAACTTTGTCAGAGGCTGAAAAACAACTTAGGATGTCAAATGACAAATTAACGTGGCTAACAGCTGCCTTGCTTCAACTTGCTCCCGATCAGCAGTATCTGCTCCCTAGTTCATCCACAGAAACTAGTTTTAATCATAGCCCTCTGGCCCTAAATAACATGGGTGGAAGAGATATTGCCAGAAAAGGTGGTGAACGGGTGGAGATGCCCAATAACAAGAGAGGTTTGTCAACGCATGTCAGATTGGAAAATCTCCCTGGTGGAACTTCTGCTGATTTCCAGAACAGTGGTTCAACTAATGGTATTAACATGGACAGAAAAAGAAATGCTGCATCTGGGATGGCTTCTCAATGGACATCTGTGCAAACTTCTGATGCAGTCCGGGTGAATGGCAGGCAGGTTTCAGGTAAAAGCCGCAAGGGACATCAAGAAATTTGGTTGGAGGTGCTTGAGAAGATTCAAATTAACAGTATGAGAGAGTTCTTGTATCAAGAAGGAAAGCTAATCTCTGTCAGTTTTGGGGCAGGTACATTCCATTCATATACATCTTCCATTTACATTTATTGTGTCATTTACAGATGCACAATGGTTAACCAACtatatagttttgaaaattatacaattaTCAGGTTTTGATTGCATTCTGTGAATGAAATGTTTGGCATAAGGAAGCTTAAAAATAGTGGCCAAGCTGATTTGTGGCCTTCGAATAATTTGTTAACTGGAATTAGTTTGTTCAATTTATACTTGCGTTATTAAAGATTACTGACTGAATGGGGTTCTAAAGTGCAATCTTGGGAATGAAAAATACATcttaaagtaaaacaaaaaacccaAGAAATGAAGTAACATGTTGTTTCAACCACTAGCTGTTTTAGATGGGCTCAATGATGAACGGTGTGTTGCACTTCAACTAATGGTGTCTCTTTGCAATGCAACTGTCAGAAGTAGTTAGGATCCTCTATCCACCAatgtaataattataatttctcttcttatcaatttaaactttaaatctGCTCCTCATTATTAGTTCTTGGCACATAATTAAGTGTTGCACacaacaattctaaaaattacaattcaggGACATGGATAGACATGTATAATAAAGTATGTATGTCTATTTCCCatgttatatttatgtgtatttatttatgattcACTGTAAGCTTGCTGTGGGAGAACTCTGTTTAATTAAGAATCTTTGACTTTCTTATCAAGATTTGATAACGTTTATAATTCTCTCATGTCTCCACCATTCCTATTTGACTCCACTATTCCTTTTTTCAGCTTAAATGTCCAAAAATATATGGCTTGTAGGATAATCTTTTTTCTGTTTAGTTGGCATTCCAGATATTGTGGACATCACATTGATGTCCCATGTCCCTGCTTGgcaaacaaatattttctttacattCACTTCTTGCACATAGTTAATTGActccaaattattattatttttttctttttgcagcTCCAACTGTGCAGTTGATATTCAGTTCACATCTCACCAAATTGAAGGCAGAGAAGTTTAGGGCACATATTTTACAAGCATTTGAATCTGTTCTTGGATCGCCAGTGACAATTGAGATCCGATGTGAGTTGAACAAGGAAACAAATGCGGGGTTCCACTTGCCAGCAGCTTCTAAAATTGGTTCATCTCAGATGGCTATGGACTCAGAGCCTAATGCTGGGAGCAGAATGCCCAGGACTGGAGATTCTCTAGAAGGGAGGAGTGAAATTGTTGAAATACCAGCTTCTCCAAGGAAATATGAGGGTAATGAACCAGCAAACCACAATGTAGAATCTAGTAGAAGAGGTTTACAGCGCACATGGGCAGGAGAATCAGTTTCGAATAAGAAACCAGCCATGGGGTCTATGGTGGAAAGAAGAATACTTGGGGAACCAAGTCAGAGTAAGAGCATTGTGAGAAGCAAGGTTTCCCTTGCGCATGTAATTCAGCAAGCTGAAGGATGTACACAGCAGGCTGAATGGTCAAAACACAAAGCAGTCTCCATAGCTGAAAAGcttgaacaagaaaatttgtACGTATATGCAGAATTGTTTATTCCTTTTCACCCTATTATGATGCCAGTCTAGTTCTTATTCCTGGTTGGAGTCAAATAGACTCGGTAGAAGCTGGAACCAACTTTTAGCAGTGAACTTTATTATACTAGAAAAGTGGTTGCTGTATGTGCTATATGTGATGAACAGAAAGGAGGTCTTGGTAGTTCCAGAAGGCTGAgttctgaatttttttgtttctcaaaAAATCCTAGGGAGTACTTGACAGGAAGGGTAATAAACCCTCCTTTTATTTCTGCTAAAGAGTAGATTTTAGTAGCAACTATCTATCAATTGTAAAACCATGTATGATCAGTGAGTAGTGATTTGATTTTATACGAACTTGTGCATAgtttaaaaagatttatattATGTCAAAGTTTTCCAAAGAAGCCTGGGCATGTGTAGGTGCTTGGTGGCATAGGGGGTAATGTCTCTTCTTGGAATTGCACCAAGCATCCTGGGATTTGAATCCCCTCACACCAGGAATGAGATGGATTAAGGGAGAAGAAGATTAACCTTTGTTGTTTAGTCTCTGGTCCAATTAGCCTCTTAATGTACAAAAAATGAAACTCTCTTGACTAGTTTGTGATCAGAACTTAATTGAGTTGGAAAGAGAGTTCTTTTGTACatttttcttatcatatttTGTCCTATCAAATTGGCTCTTATGCATTGTAGTTTTACAGGAGACTGGAACCTAGATCAAGAAGCTTGCTTTGCTGGAAAGCAACAAGAGTGACACGTGGGAAGGTAATTAATCCTAGATGGCTGATGATATTGATGCAAAGTCTTCAATACGTATCATTTTagctcataaaaatatttttaagcgTGATTATATCCTGCATGTTCTCCCATAATGCTGAAATAGAAATCAACCGTTGCTATTCTTTTTgtgagattaattatttttcatgtttactTTTCATAATGTTTGCTGTCCTTTTTGTAAATTTCGTTCAATCCTTTTTAGCATGCGTGTCCCAATTCTAGCCTCTTCATTTTAGGCTCATACAGTGagtcaaaccaaacaaaatagaaTTCTGCAAAAACATGTAAGCATTATACAATTTATGAATTGCCGCTCTTTACACGCTAGTTGCAGCTCATGTTGGTCATTGACTACACAAAGTAAACAGAAATTACCATAATGATTAAAACATTTCCTGAGATGTACGTTTTGGCCAAGGGGTGCCATTTTGTAAAAATGAGTAACTATTTTGATGTGGTCTGATTTTAAAATGTTGGTTGTGTTGGTTCTTGCAGCTTTCTCGTTTGAAAACCAGGACACGAAAACCACGTTCATTACTGAAGCTTGTCTCCTGTGGAAAGTGTCTCTCTTCTAAACCTCCTAGGTAGATCAAGGGAAAATATGGAATGGCTTTGAAGGATTCAGAATTCAACTTCATCAATACTAGCTAGTGTAATTAGCCATTCTCTCCATTTAACGACTCTATTCATCTTTTTACGTTGAATAAATGTGATTGTTGTTTCTGTCTTTCTGATAAGAATGCagggaaaataataatttagtgtAGCTTCTTTGGTGAAAATAGCCTTATTCGTGCAGTCATTAATTTAGCGTAGCTTCTTGGACTCGATTGCAGCGAGGCCCGACTTTTCTTATGGAAGACTGGTTGTTAAGACTAGTCTGCGTTGGTAGTTTAGTACAGGATACTGCCTACTGGGACAAAAGGATGGACTATTCATTGATGAAGACATGTCTTCCAAATTTAGTCATCTCTCATCCCCAATTAGACTGCGATAGTTATGGGCTATGTCTAGCATGGTAGAAATGGATGACGTCCATGCTCAGGCCCAGGAATGCCCTGGAGCAGAGACATGACAGCCATTTTCTCCTTCCTTTCATATAACTGTATGTCTTCCTAATGTAATGTCACTTCTTGAATGAAAATGTCCTGTATTTACATTTAGTCACACCAGTAGACGGACTTTGTAGCCATTAAGCTTGTGGTATGAGCTCGagaattgaataaaaacacttgcCATCTTGCATGGTAGAagtccaatttttttttgtccaatgCTAAAATGTGGAACAAAAGTAGCAGTAACGATTAGTCACATTTCCGTGGTCGGTCTGCTGAATGACGAAGGCGACAGATCAAGCTGAATCTTTTTTGTCTGCTTTGCTGCCAGGTTTGTTGGCCTTCTCTACTTCTCTTTCATGTTTGTCTTAGCTGTTTTATTATTCTTAACAAGTCACAGAATAGTGAAGGAGGCATCTTGTTTCTTCACGTTCATACAAGAAGGTTGAAAATTAAGAGCAAAATCTGGTGTTGATCACTTGTTGATTGTTGGAtcatttgttcttttcttttcattcttaatTCTATGGCGTCCTGCTGTACTTTaatgatttttctcattttgctTCTGGTCTTtcagaaattatattttatattgtaaagtTTTTATATTCATAACACTTCATATTTTCTCACTGATGtgctaaaaaaagtaaaaataaaaaacaatttatttataaaattgcaattatattttatttaatgactaAAAAGTTTCTATtgctttaaaataacaaaaaaaaaagccactCAAGTTACCGTTaacaatttcttgaaaaatatccattattaataattagaaaattacCATCATTTCCATGTTATTAACAAAAAACCCCTCCGTTTTCCCTCATCATTTCTAGTCATATAAACatcaaattcttcaaaaatatttacatgtttTCAACAtttccagcaaataaaaatttacagcAAAAAGATACCATTTGAGCATAAAAGTCAATCAATTTTCCACCAAAAAGACCACCACAAATCCTAATTTTAGATACGAATCCTAATTTTCAGCAAACACAACcaatatttccataaaaaacactgccaaaaattcaacaaaactcaaccaatatttttagcaaaaacacACTGTCAATTTCCAGTTTAGAAACCACTAACAACAAACCAAAAACACACTTCCAATAATCTAAAATTTGTAACAAATTTATTGCTAACAAGcaaaaacattttcaacatgTCATCATATTCATCAAATACTAATATCATACAAACTAGTAACAATTTTGATGGattaaaattcaagaataaaaaatatataaaatagaaggaaaaacagtTGTCAGGATatcgaaaacaaaaacaaataaaaacaagttattcTACCAATGTGATAACAAGTCAAATGATAATATGTTCATTTATTAATGCAAACCTATTAATGAAATTGAACTATAGTAGAGAGAGGATGTGCTAATAATATCGATCAAATACTAGACGgagtgaagaaaataaaagatgaattatGTAGAGTTTGAATAAAGAGTCGCAATATAGGAGCTAGCTTTACAAGTGTAAAGCTGTTGTTGGTAGCTAATTTAATgtatataatattaatgtttCTAAGTATGATGTTGTTCAACATGaacaaatgaaatgaaataaatgtaTTTCATAGTAAACAAAATGCATGAAATGTCaatattaaatattgtaaaagCATGCACattaaataaagttaaatacataatttaaactagcaataa from the Populus nigra chromosome 9, ddPopNigr1.1, whole genome shotgun sequence genome contains:
- the LOC133703126 gene encoding protein STICHEL-like 3, encoding MTKAVRTRILKDANGDIGDHLRNHIHLTNCIHLKNHMLKQSPILADSSLIRDLIALQRSRSLRDPSASPPSWHSPSVVDLLPKKGDTDATIREGRSSVGTERRREGRRLSGSSSPLANLAPSKVVPSDVSGGNNDGVAAISDRSINSGIRDGRRVKREESSKKSNRVNQLGGDGDPLQDQAVDGLIHDTVSGNSESKDRKSKHKGKHSQDVHIKTLSEQLHEIPMDTDVASSNMHLHGRHTRQEKIVEPETSIRGYGGVHRVRRRKFQSTRRTRASAPASRDVGGQKEMSVASNSFAQGSARPRYHMEEEEYGDQNVTRAPRNGCGIPWNWSGIHHRGKTILDIAGRSLSCGLSDTRKGSTASHGRDFPGMPVASDHSSSSNKSDVEALPLLVEASGSQESTDNAGWVHDYSGELGIYADHLLKNDIDSDLASEARSGEQRKLGRNQNGRHQNLTQRYMPRTFRDLVGQNLAAQALSNAAVRRKVGFLYVFYGPHGTGKTSCARIFSRALNCQSLEHPKPCGYCNSCISHDMGKSRNIREVGPVSNFDFKSIIDLLDNMIISQTPSQYRVFIFDDCDTLAPDCWSAISKVIDRAPRRVVFVLVCSSLDVLPHIIISRCQKFFFPKLKDADIIYTLQWISSKEDIDIDKDALKLIASRSDGSLRDAEMTLEQLSLLGQKISVPLVQELVGLISDEKLVDLLDLAISADTVNTVKNLRVIMETGVEPLALMSQLATVITDILAGSYDFTKERPRRKFFRRNPLSKDDMEKLRQALKTLSEAEKQLRMSNDKLTWLTAALLQLAPDQQYLLPSSSTETSFNHSPLALNNMGGRDIARKGGERVEMPNNKRGLSTHVRLENLPGGTSADFQNSGSTNGINMDRKRNAASGMASQWTSVQTSDAVRVNGRQVSGKSRKGHQEIWLEVLEKIQINSMREFLYQEGKLISVSFGAAPTVQLIFSSHLTKLKAEKFRAHILQAFESVLGSPVTIEIRCELNKETNAGFHLPAASKIGSSQMAMDSEPNAGSRMPRTGDSLEGRSEIVEIPASPRKYEGNEPANHNVESSRRGLQRTWAGESVSNKKPAMGSMVERRILGEPSQSKSIVRSKVSLAHVIQQAEGCTQQAEWSKHKAVSIAEKLEQENLRLEPRSRSLLCWKATRVTRGKLSRLKTRTRKPRSLLKLVSCGKCLSSKPPR